One genomic window of Methanospirillum lacunae includes the following:
- a CDS encoding S24/S26 family peptidase, with product MAAKSEKKPIKTLISDFWKSDEQIPSAVREIASVLVTVGIIVAILFLGCGTWPAIVTIESESMVPHMNVGDLVLVVAADRLGPLQSMAEGNESGYQKYSLPGDVIIYHPNGNTELHPIIHRALYWVEAGPTNITYREMNKATGQIETKQYIAPHAGYITKGDNNPVIDQTGFGDNYRGTGSPIQPVKKEWIVGKAVYSVPYVGYLPLNIGPVIVIVIALMILQELYTRRKTSGPQNKTQTKKK from the coding sequence ATGGCAGCAAAGTCCGAAAAAAAGCCAATAAAAACCTTAATATCAGATTTCTGGAAAAGTGATGAGCAGATCCCGTCTGCAGTCCGTGAAATAGCCTCTGTTCTGGTTACTGTTGGCATCATCGTAGCCATCCTCTTTCTGGGTTGTGGGACATGGCCTGCCATTGTCACCATCGAATCAGAAAGTATGGTCCCTCATATGAATGTCGGCGATCTTGTCCTGGTGGTTGCTGCGGACCGGCTTGGACCCCTTCAGAGCATGGCTGAAGGCAATGAATCAGGGTACCAGAAATACAGCCTCCCCGGTGACGTTATTATTTACCATCCGAATGGGAATACTGAACTTCATCCGATTATTCATCGTGCCCTTTACTGGGTTGAAGCCGGGCCGACAAATATCACATACCGTGAGATGAACAAGGCAACCGGCCAGATAGAGACAAAACAATACATTGCTCCCCATGCTGGATATATCACAAAGGGAGATAATAACCCGGTTATTGATCAGACAGGATTTGGAGATAATTACCGGGGAACCGGTTCTCCCATACAACCGGTAAAGAAGGAGTGGATTGTTGGCAAGGCTGTGTATTCAGTACCGTATGTCGGATATCTGCCTCTGAATATCGGACCGGTCATAGTCATAGTCATAGCACTTATGATCCTTCAGGAACTCTATACCCGGCGCAAAACCTCCGGTCCCCAGAACAAGACACAGACAAAGAAGAAGTAA
- a CDS encoding pentapeptide repeat-containing protein, with translation MADEEQVKAIKEGVDVWNKWKELNPRKRPDLRGAHLNGLNLEGINLNGARLDEADFEFSILRKANFAGASLVKANLSNTDLSEAVLINANLTGARLTNIKTTRADFRGANLTGADVRQVKRG, from the coding sequence ATGGCTGACGAAGAACAGGTGAAGGCTATCAAGGAAGGGGTGGATGTGTGGAATAAATGGAAAGAACTCAATCCTCGCAAAAGACCTGATCTCCGGGGGGCCCATCTGAATGGTCTGAACCTTGAAGGGATCAACCTGAACGGTGCACGACTTGATGAGGCTGATTTTGAATTCTCGATTCTTCGAAAAGCAAATTTTGCTGGAGCAAGCCTGGTAAAGGCAAATTTAAGCAACACGGACCTGAGCGAAGCTGTTCTAATTAATGCAAATCTCACCGGAGCACGGCTCACTAATATCAAGACAACCCGCGCTGACTTCCGAGGGGCTAACCTGACAGGGGCTGATGTCAGACAGGTAAAAAGAGGGTAA
- the cofH gene encoding 5-amino-6-(D-ribitylamino)uracil--L-tyrosine 4-hydroxyphenyl transferase CofH yields the protein MNLHTLLSDTLAGHRLTPEEGAFLLSVTGRDLHHLFAAADEMREKKVGNTVTFVRNQNVHITNICKNLCGFCGFGRKKNDSDAYLFGKDEVQAQVREAKARGVTEICFLSGVHPDFRLKNYLSFLEWAHEVFPDVHIHAYSPDEVDWIARKDNLTPAEVITSLKDGGLGSLQGTAAEVLVDEVRDVICPAKVRTARWEEIIREAHKLGLSSSATIMYGSTETPDERAAHLDLIRGIQDDTGGFSEMVLLSYIHSRTPLHQKGTIRFGPTGRDDLVTTAVCRLYLDNINHIQVSWPKIGIKMSQLGLLAGADDLSGTMYIDDVTGDAGADLSDIFEPEEMAHICADIGRELKERSTLYKILK from the coding sequence ATGAATCTTCATACACTCCTTTCAGACACGCTTGCTGGTCATCGGCTTACACCTGAAGAAGGTGCGTTTCTTCTGTCAGTGACCGGGAGAGACCTCCACCACCTTTTTGCTGCAGCGGATGAGATGCGGGAGAAGAAGGTAGGAAATACCGTCACATTTGTACGCAACCAGAATGTACATATAACCAACATCTGTAAGAATCTCTGCGGGTTCTGTGGGTTTGGCAGAAAAAAGAACGATTCTGATGCGTATCTCTTCGGCAAAGATGAGGTTCAGGCACAGGTTCGCGAAGCCAAAGCACGGGGTGTCACTGAAATATGTTTCCTTTCTGGAGTTCACCCCGATTTCAGACTCAAAAATTATCTCTCATTTCTGGAATGGGCACATGAGGTCTTTCCTGATGTTCATATTCATGCATACTCTCCTGATGAGGTTGACTGGATTGCAAGGAAAGATAACCTTACACCTGCTGAAGTCATCACATCCCTCAAAGACGGCGGGCTTGGAAGTCTGCAGGGTACTGCAGCTGAAGTCCTTGTCGATGAGGTCAGGGATGTCATCTGTCCGGCAAAAGTGAGAACAGCGAGGTGGGAAGAGATCATCAGGGAGGCTCATAAACTTGGACTCAGCAGTTCCGCAACGATTATGTATGGATCAACTGAAACTCCAGATGAAAGGGCTGCACATCTTGACTTGATCCGGGGCATTCAGGATGACACTGGTGGTTTCTCTGAAATGGTTCTCCTCTCTTACATTCATAGCAGAACTCCTCTTCATCAAAAGGGGACTATCCGTTTTGGTCCCACAGGAAGAGATGACTTGGTAACAACTGCGGTCTGCCGGTTATACCTGGATAACATCAATCACATTCAGGTATCATGGCCAAAGATTGGAATAAAAATGAGTCAGTTGGGTTTGCTTGCCGGAGCAGATGATCTATCAGGCACTATGTACATCGATGATGTTACCGGCGATGCCGGTGCAGATCTATCTGATATCTTTGAACCTGAAGAAATGGCACACATCTGTGCGGATATCGGGCGGGAACTCAAAGAAAGGTCGACACTCTATAAGATCCTAAAATAA
- a CDS encoding DJ-1/PfpI family protein produces MKILIAVPPTGYHDKELSLVIAVFDHNKAEYEFASNQAGYAKGTLGGRVYVPLSFEDVILHKESEYDAMAILGGHGGQAHFWNSKDLLELVKIFRLHRKVLGAISTSPVVLARAGILKKRPATVINGPPIREMMKADVKFEDKPVVFLDRIVTARNPDDGKRFAELIIEYILGNPEFNGPQVVPAPNKLGFDI; encoded by the coding sequence ATGAAGATCCTGATCGCTGTTCCTCCTACCGGCTATCATGACAAGGAATTATCCCTGGTCATTGCGGTGTTTGATCATAACAAAGCAGAATATGAGTTCGCATCAAACCAGGCAGGATACGCGAAGGGTACCCTTGGTGGAAGGGTCTATGTCCCGTTGAGTTTTGAGGATGTGATTCTCCATAAGGAATCAGAATATGACGCCATGGCGATACTTGGAGGTCATGGGGGTCAAGCCCACTTCTGGAATAGTAAGGATCTGCTCGAACTCGTCAAGATTTTCAGATTACACCGCAAAGTGCTAGGTGCCATCAGTACATCCCCGGTGGTGCTTGCCAGGGCAGGCATCCTGAAAAAGCGGCCTGCAACTGTTATCAATGGTCCTCCCATCAGGGAGATGATGAAGGCTGATGTTAAATTTGAGGATAAACCTGTGGTATTTCTGGACCGGATAGTCACTGCCAGAAATCCCGATGACGGCAAAAGGTTTGCTGAACTCATCATCGAATACATTCTCGGTAACCCTGAGTTCAACGGGCCTCAGGTGGTCCCGGCCCCGAACAAGCTCGGGTTTGACATCTGA